A window from Kwoniella newhampshirensis strain CBS 13917 chromosome 3, whole genome shotgun sequence encodes these proteins:
- a CDS encoding long-chain 3-oxoacyl-CoA reductase, whose amino-acid sequence MVADTIHVHSHLAGHPSYRIFGHDFVLDVPLSALILSTVGAAFLLRYALSFFRLFLELTVLPGVNVKTFQSRSGGTWALVTGCTSGIGLEFARQLASKRFNVILIGRRKSALDELSKDIESKYGVQTKSVVVDVATPGSARDEALTQIELLAKELDLGVLINNVGASHTMPVAFAETERSEMNQIIETNIAWTYLVTRAVLPSMIARSNKKGAPKSLVMTLGSLSGRIPSALLATYSGTKAALSTWTKALAEEVKSQGVVVEMVQAAFVVSNMSKIRKSSALVPTPASFVRSVLTSIGLPRGAQGRPHERTPFWTHAILDYLVGFAGYVSEMAGIKVITSMHKDIRKRALRKAARGEKKVQ is encoded by the exons ATGGTCGCTGACACGATCCACGTCCACTCTCACCTTGCCGGTCATCCCTCTTACCGTATCTTTGGCCATGACTTCG TCCTCGACGTGCCTCTCTCCGCTCTGATCCTCTCGACTGTTGGAGCTGcgttccttcttcgatatgcgctctctttcttccgaCTTTTCCTCGAGCTCACTGTCCTGCCCGGTGTCAAC GTCAAGACCTTCCAGTCCCGTTCGGGCGGGACATGGGCCTTGGTCACTGGCTGTACTTCCGGTATCGGACTTGAATTCGCTCGTCAGCTCGCCAGCAAGAGATTCAATGTCATCCTAATTGGTCGTAGAAAGTCCGCCTTGGACGAACTCTCCAAAGAcattg AGAGCAAATATGGCGTTCAAACCAAATCTGTCGTGGTGGACGTTGCTACTCCCGGCTCTGCCCGGGACGAAGCTCTCACGCAAATTGAGCTTTTGGCCAAGGAGCTTGACCTCGGTGTCCTGA TCAACAATGTCGGAGCATCACACACCATGCCAGTCGCTTTTGCGGAGACTGAACGTAGTGAGATGAACCAGATCATCGAGACG AACATTGCCTGGACATACCTTGTTACCCGAGCCGTTCTTCCTTCGATGATCGCTCGATCCAACAAGAAGGGTGCGCCCAAGTCTCTCGTCATGACTCTCGGCTCGTTATCGGGTCGAATCCCTTCGGCCCTTCTTGCCACCTACTCTGGCACCAAGGCTGCTCTGTCGACGTGGACCAAGGCTTTGGCCGAAGAAGTCAAGTCGCAAGGTGTGGTCGTGGAGATGGTCCAAGCTGCTTTCGTC GTAAGCAACATGTCCAAAATCCGAAAATCGTCCGCTCTGGTTCCTACTCCTGCATCATTTGTCCGTTCCGTTCTCACATCCATCGGTCTCCCTCGTGGAGCCCAGGGTCGACCCCATGAGCGAACTCCGTTCTGGACGCATGCGATCCTGGACTATCTTGTCGGGTTCGCGGGGTATGTCAGCGAGATGGCTGGGATCAAGGTGATCACTAGTATGCACAAGGATATCAGGAAGAGGGCGTTGAGGAAGGCAGCGAGgggtgagaagaaggtgcaGTGA
- a CDS encoding multifunctional tryptophan biosynthesis protein, whose protein sequence is MGFTLLIDNYDSFTWNIYADLASIGGNPLVVRNDKITMKEVEEMFASGELDRLVISPGPGHPRTDSGISRDVISWGMGKLPILGVCMGLECIVDLLGGDIAFAGEIKHGKTSLVQHDSLGVFRDLPQNLSSTRYHSLSASVKTLPPVLQVTSTTKESGVIMGVRHRTYTVEAVQYHPESCMSEGGRGLMANFLKMKGGKWGGENAWCGVPQDGEAEEEKPKANGNAPSLPTILNKIEAQRLLDVEASSSVPATTPANVSTSLSIHTSPPLINFLQRIKTTPHTAVMAEIKRASPSKGDIAPTASAPAQALKYALAGASVISVLTEPTWFKGSLVDMLAVRNAVDSLPNRPAILRKDFILSKYMIDEARLYGADTVLLIVAMLEPSKLKELYGYSVSRGMEPLVEVNNPNELTLALEIGAKVIGVNNRNLHDFNVDMSTTSRVNAALDGQDVVLCALSGISGPEDVEKYVKEGVRAVLIGEALMRASDTKAFLRSLIGLSAPSLSKRSRPLAKICGIRTVAEAQLAISAGADLLGVILVPGAKRRVAFDTAREIASTVRSARSQSSRSPLEPANEPWFTSTSRRLASRRKPLLVGVFQNQPLDEIMDAVEEIGLDLVQLHGDEPQGWAKFIPVPVIKVFRVSPDGVVQGGELTRPGQNQFILLDAGGGGGEGKSFPWEHAKKVVEQGEVGTDGHFPLPVILAGGLTPDNVKQAIEQGGEGVFCVDVSSGVENSDGGKDKGKVEAFLRAVKG, encoded by the exons ATGGGCTTCACGCTCCTCATCGACAACTATGATTCCTTCACCTGGAACATCTACGCCGATTTGGCCTCGATAGGTGGTAATCCGCTCGTGGTCAGGAATGACAAGATTACAatgaaggaggtcgag GAAATGTTCGCCTCTGGAGAGCTCGACcgtctcgtcatctctcctGGACCTGGACATCCTCGAACCGACTCTGGTATCTCTCGAGATGTGATCTCGTGGGGAATGGGCAAGCTTCCAATCTTGGGAGTGTGCATGGGCTTAGAGTGTATCGTAGATCTGTTGGGAGGAGAC ATCGCTTTTGCCGGTGAAATCAAACACGGCAAGACTTCTCTTGTTCAACATGACAGCTTGGGCGTCTTCCGCGATCTCCCTCAAAACCTGTCATCAACCCGATACCATTCCCTCTCGGCATCGGTCAAAACCCTTCCGCCTGTTCTTCAGGTCACCTCCACGACAAAGGAGTCAGGCGTTATCATGGGTGTCAGACATCGTACTTACACCGTTGAGGCGGTTCAATACCACCCAGAGAGTTGTATGAGCGAGGGAGGCAGAGGACTGATGGCGAACTtcttgaagatgaagggagGCAAATGGGGCGGAGAGAATGCTTGGTGTGGCGTTCCTCAGGACGGAgaggcggaagaagaaaagcCGAAAGCGAATGGCAATGCGCCTTCTCTACCGACCATCCTGAACAAGATCGAGGCTCAAAGACTGCTCGACGTTGAggcatcttcttcggtcCCTGCAACTACTCCAGCTAATGTCTCGACATCACTTTCAATTCACAcctcaccaccactcaTCAACTTTCTACAACGGATCAAAACTACTCCCCATACCGCCGTCATGGCCGAGATCAAGCGGGCCTCCCCTTCCAAGGGCGATATAGCACCGACAGCTTCTGCTCCCGCCCAAGCTCTCAAGTACGCTCTCGCAGGGGCCTCTGTCATCTCCGTCCTCACCGAACCTACTTGGTTCAAAGGGAGCCTTGTCGACATGCTCGCCGTTCGAAATGCTGTTGACAGCTTGCCTAACCGACCCGCAATCTTGCGAAAGGACTTCATCTTGTCAAAGTACATGATCGACGAAGCGAGACTTTACGGCGCGGACACGGTCCTGCTAATTGTTGCGATGCTCGAGCCTAGCAAGCTGAAAGAGCTTTACGGTTACTCGGTATCACGTGGCATGGAACCTCTTGTCGAGGTAAACAACCCCAACGAGCTCACTCTTGCGCTCGAGATCGGCGCAAAGGTCATTGGAGTGAACAACCGAAACTTGCATGACTTCAACGTCGACATGTCAACGACATCACGAGTGAATGCGGCGTTAGATGGCCAGGACGTGGTTCTCTGTGCTCTCAGTGGTATTTCCGGTCCcgaggatgtggagaagTATGTCAAGGAGGGCGTGCGGGCCGTTCTTATTGGTGAAGCCTTGATGCGAGCGAGCGATACGAAAGCTTTCCTTCGATCATTGATTGGACTGTCAGCTCCCTCACTCTCCAAGAGGTCAAGACCGTTGGCGAAGATCTGTGGGATTCGAACTGTAGCCGAAGCGCAACTCGCCATTAGTGCGGGAGCAGATCTCCTCGGAGTGATTCTTGTGCCTGGAGCGAAACGTCGAGTGGCTTTTGACACCGCGCGCGAGATCGCCTCAACAGTCCGATCAGCTCGATCCCAGTCCTCTCGAAGTCCTTTGGAACCTGCCAATGAACCTTGGTTCACCAGTACATCACGACGACTCGCTTCTCGACGAAAGCCGCTACTTGTGGGAGTGTTCCAGAATCAACCTCTCGACGAAATTATGGACGCAGTCGAGGAGATTGGCTTGGATCTAGTGCAGCTTCACGGCGATGAACCTCAAGGTTGGGCGAAGTTCATCCCAGTTCCGGTGATCAAGGTTTTCAGGGTGTCACCAGATGGCGTGGtgcaaggaggagaacTCACTCGACCTGGACAAAATCAGTTCATCCTTTTAGATGCGGGGGGTGGCGGCGGCGAAGGAAAAAGTTTCCCTTGGGAACACGCGAAGAAGGTTGTGGAGCAGGGTGAAGTCGGAACAGACGGTCATTTCCCATTACCGGTCATTTTGGCAGGTGGATTGACTCCTGATAATGTGAAGCAAGCGATTGagcaaggtggagaaggagtgtTCTGCGTGGACGTTAGTAGCGGCGTGGAGAATAGTGACGGGGGGAAGGACAAGGGTAAAGTGGAGGCATTTCTTAGAGCAGTCAAGGGATGA